Proteins found in one Arthrobacter pascens genomic segment:
- a CDS encoding Gfo/Idh/MocA family protein, whose amino-acid sequence MTTPQPLRIGMIGYAFMGAAHSHAWRTAPRFFDLPLEPQLTAVAGRNASGVQAAARKLGWASSETDWRRLIERDDIDLIDICTPGDTHAEIAIAALDAGKHVLCEKPLANSVSEAERMTEAADAAAKNGVFSMCGFTYRRTPALSLAKRMVEQGRLGSIRHVRAQYLQDWLSDENAPMTWRLDKSKSGSGSLGDIGAHSIDAAQWVTGRKISGVSALLETFVPERPLAGDLVGLGGHGDATGNAPRAAVTVDDAAIFTARFDSGTASAGANSSSPIGVFEATRYALGRKNAMRLEVNGTKGSLAFDFEDMNVLSFYDAAEGPDAGFRRIMVTEPEHPYVGSWWPTGHGLGYEHGFTHQVVDLVNAVAERRQPEPSFADALQVQRVLAAVEASAASASRWQEV is encoded by the coding sequence ATGACCACCCCCCAACCGCTGCGTATCGGCATGATCGGCTACGCATTTATGGGTGCCGCACACTCCCATGCCTGGCGCACGGCTCCGCGGTTCTTCGACCTGCCGCTGGAGCCCCAGCTCACTGCAGTGGCAGGCCGCAACGCCAGCGGTGTCCAGGCGGCGGCCCGCAAGCTGGGCTGGGCGTCGTCGGAGACGGACTGGCGGCGGCTGATTGAACGCGACGACATCGACCTGATCGACATTTGCACCCCTGGCGACACCCATGCGGAGATCGCAATCGCCGCTTTGGATGCCGGCAAGCACGTACTCTGCGAGAAGCCCCTGGCCAACTCCGTGTCCGAGGCCGAGCGCATGACGGAGGCAGCTGACGCAGCAGCCAAGAACGGCGTGTTCTCGATGTGCGGCTTCACCTACCGCCGCACGCCGGCGCTGTCGCTGGCCAAACGGATGGTGGAGCAGGGCCGCCTGGGCAGCATCCGGCACGTCCGCGCGCAGTACCTGCAGGACTGGCTCAGCGACGAAAACGCCCCCATGACCTGGCGCCTGGACAAGTCAAAGTCCGGATCCGGATCCCTCGGTGACATCGGCGCCCACAGCATCGACGCCGCCCAATGGGTCACCGGCAGGAAGATCAGCGGCGTCTCCGCCCTGCTCGAGACCTTCGTCCCTGAGCGGCCCCTTGCAGGCGACCTCGTGGGCCTCGGCGGCCACGGAGACGCTACCGGTAACGCCCCTCGGGCAGCGGTCACCGTGGACGACGCGGCCATCTTCACCGCAAGGTTCGACAGCGGTACTGCTTCCGCCGGCGCCAACTCCTCCAGTCCGATCGGCGTGTTCGAAGCCACCCGGTACGCCCTGGGCCGGAAGAACGCGATGCGGCTGGAGGTCAACGGCACCAAGGGCTCGCTGGCCTTCGACTTCGAAGACATGAACGTCCTCTCCTTCTACGACGCCGCCGAGGGTCCCGACGCCGGCTTCCGGCGGATCATGGTCACCGAGCCCGAGCACCCGTACGTGGGCAGTTGGTGGCCCACCGGCCACGGCCTCGGCTACGAACACGGCTTCACTCACCAGGTGGTGGACCTGGTGAACGCCGTCGCGGAACGGCGCCAGCCGGAGCCGTCGTTCGCCGATGCTCTCCAGGTCCAGCGTGTGCTGGCCGCGGTGGAGGCGAGCGCCGCCTCCGCCAGCCGCTGGCAAGAAGTTTGA
- a CDS encoding ThuA domain-containing protein, with protein MTGRKTALVVRGGWDGHQPVEATDRFIPFLKDNGYGVRVEESPKIYADADYMTGVDLIMQCMTMSTIERDEFEGLRTAVENGTGLAGWHGGIADSYRNTSDYLHLIGGQFACHPGKHPDECAGGQSDNYVPYTVNMLPAAAEHPITRGISDFDLVTEQYWVLSDNYIDVLATTTQKVRPWDPWNREVTSPAVWTRQWGQGRIFVCTPGHNVKVLEDTNVSTMIERGLLWASR; from the coding sequence ATGACAGGCAGGAAAACCGCCCTGGTGGTCCGCGGCGGGTGGGACGGGCACCAGCCGGTGGAGGCTACTGACCGTTTCATCCCCTTCCTCAAGGACAACGGCTACGGCGTCCGGGTGGAGGAGTCCCCCAAGATCTACGCCGACGCCGACTATATGACGGGCGTGGACCTGATCATGCAGTGCATGACCATGTCCACCATCGAGCGGGACGAATTCGAGGGGTTGCGCACCGCCGTCGAAAACGGCACGGGGCTGGCTGGCTGGCACGGCGGAATCGCCGATTCCTACCGCAACACCTCGGACTACCTGCACCTGATCGGCGGCCAGTTCGCGTGCCACCCGGGCAAGCATCCGGACGAGTGCGCCGGAGGGCAGTCGGACAACTACGTGCCGTACACGGTCAATATGCTTCCCGCCGCGGCAGAACATCCCATCACGCGCGGCATCAGTGACTTTGACCTCGTGACGGAGCAGTACTGGGTGCTCTCGGACAACTACATCGACGTTCTGGCCACCACCACCCAGAAAGTGCGCCCGTGGGATCCGTGGAACCGCGAGGTCACCTCCCCGGCTGTCTGGACCCGACAGTGGGGCCAGGGCCGGATCTTCGTCTGCACCCCCGGGCATAACGTGAAGGTCCTTGAGGACACCAACGTCAGCACCATGATCGAAAGGGGCCTGCTGTGGGCCAGCCGCTGA